From a single Aestuariibius sp. HNIBRBA575 genomic region:
- a CDS encoding ceramidase domain-containing protein: MNWFASVDIYCERLSPAYWAEPVNALSNIAFVLAAIWAGFSAKSRGITSPAIWVLIPWAALIGVGSYLFHTHANRWSEMADVIPIWGFVAAYVLISVNRLGGVQPGKLAKIVAIGAICGFITSVFFAIGEGDTTTLAHDYTHSVDPLNGSGQYAPALIALLVLSFVMWRRKHPQRGWALGAVAVFFTSLLARTVDMSLCEAIPGGTHFMWHILNGLMVGLLLQLLIRATPAKQRI; this comes from the coding sequence ATGAATTGGTTTGCCTCGGTTGACATCTATTGTGAACGTCTAAGCCCGGCCTATTGGGCAGAGCCGGTAAACGCCCTGTCCAACATTGCCTTTGTTTTGGCGGCAATCTGGGCGGGGTTCAGCGCCAAATCCCGTGGCATCACGTCGCCTGCAATCTGGGTTCTGATCCCTTGGGCGGCGTTGATCGGCGTTGGATCCTACCTGTTTCACACCCATGCAAACCGCTGGAGCGAGATGGCCGATGTCATTCCGATCTGGGGATTTGTCGCCGCGTATGTCCTGATCAGCGTCAACCGTTTGGGGGGTGTCCAACCCGGCAAACTGGCCAAGATCGTCGCGATCGGGGCAATTTGTGGCTTTATCACGTCGGTGTTTTTTGCCATCGGCGAAGGCGACACCACGACGCTTGCGCATGATTACACGCATTCTGTTGATCCGCTGAATGGATCTGGCCAATACGCGCCCGCCTTGATTGCGCTGTTGGTTTTGTCCTTTGTGATGTGGCGACGTAAGCATCCGCAACGGGGTTGGGCCTTGGGGGCGGTGGCCGTGTTTTTCACATCCCTGTTGGCGCGCACCGTCGATATGTCCCTATGCGAAGCGATTCCCGGCGGGACCCATTTTATGTGGCACATTCTGAACGGATTGATGGTTGGGCTGCTTTTGCAATTGCTGATCCGCGCCACCCCAGCAAAACAACGTATTTAA